One region of Tamandua tetradactyla isolate mTamTet1 chromosome 6, mTamTet1.pri, whole genome shotgun sequence genomic DNA includes:
- the DUSP14 gene encoding dual specificity protein phosphatase 14: MSSRGHSTLPRTLMAPRMISEADIGGIAQITSSLFLGRGSVASNRHLLQARGITCVVNATIEIPNFNWPQFEYVKVPLADMPHAPIGLYFDTVADKIHSVSRKHGATLVHCAAGVSRSATLCIAYLMKYHNVCLLEAYNWVKARRPVIRPNVGFWRQLIDYERQLFGKSTVKMVQTPYGILPDVYEKESRHLMPYWGI, encoded by the coding sequence ATGAGCTCCAGAGGTCACAGCACGCTCCCACGAACTCTCATGGCCCCTCGGATGATTTCTGAGGCAGATATCGGAGGTATTGCTCAAATTacctcctctctcttcctggGCAGAGGCAGTGTGGCCTCCAACCGGCACCTTCTCCAGGCTCGTGGGATCACCTGTGTCGTTAATGCTACCATTGAGATCCCCAATTTCAACTGGCCCCAATTTGAATATGTTAAAGTGCCTCTGGCTGACATGCCTCATGCTCCCATTGGACTGTATTTTGACACTGTGGCTGACAAGATCCACAGTGTGAGCAGGAAGCATGGGGCCACCTTGGTGCACTGTGCTGCAGGGGTGAGCCGCTCGGCCACTCTCTGCATTGCTTACCTGATGAAATACCACAATGTGTGCCTGCTGGAGGCGTACAACTGGGTGAAAGCCCGGAGGCCTGTCATCAGGCCCAACGTAGGCTTCTGGAGGCAGCTGATAGACTACGAGCGCCAGCTCTTTGGGAAGTCAACAGTTAAAATGGTACAGACACCTTATGGCATACTTCCAGATGTTTATGAGAAAGAGTCCCGACACCTGATGCCTTACTGGGGGATTTAA